One Phenylobacterium hankyongense DNA segment encodes these proteins:
- a CDS encoding response regulator: MEASVPPRLLVVDDIEENREVLRRRFQRLGYEVVEADSGAAALAVIETTDIDLVLLDIVMPGMDGLEVLRRLRLTHSAQALPVIMVTAKASSDDVAVALELGANDYLTKPVDTVVAKARVATQLERKRAEDDSRANRLELEQTVLRLQEALAAAESAARAKSEFLANMSHEVRTPLNGILGVISVLLPTCESPTQREMVGIIEDSASSLERLLSDILDMAKLEAGKLRLENAPVDLARLVRSASDLFAPSARAKNLAFAVEIDPQADRTVMSDAHRIRQILTNLLSNAVKFTPSGSVSCRLWKDAQAIVIEVSDTGIGFDPSLTPSLFERFNQADGSTTRRFGGSGLGLAISSDLARLLGARIDVQSSPGSGSTFRLVLPLHASEQAIAPSAPSVEVTAQAGSEVGRGRVLVVDDNEINRRVAEMILSTAGFDVTCADNGAQALATYQAEAFQAILMDVQMPVMDGLSAVREIRKREAALRLGRTPVIVISANAAHDDVARSIAAGADGHLPKPIVVADLLARLRDVLAAGEAQTFASHAERGASQG; encoded by the coding sequence ATGGAAGCCTCCGTCCCGCCCCGGCTGCTTGTCGTCGACGACATCGAGGAGAACCGCGAGGTTCTGCGCCGGCGCTTTCAGCGCCTCGGCTATGAGGTGGTCGAGGCCGACAGCGGGGCGGCCGCCCTGGCGGTGATCGAAACCACCGACATCGACCTCGTCCTCCTCGACATCGTGATGCCCGGAATGGACGGCCTGGAGGTCCTTCGGCGGTTGCGGCTGACCCACAGCGCCCAGGCCTTGCCGGTGATCATGGTCACGGCCAAGGCCAGCAGCGACGACGTCGCCGTGGCCCTGGAGCTCGGCGCCAATGACTACCTGACCAAGCCGGTGGACACGGTGGTAGCCAAGGCGCGCGTCGCCACCCAGCTCGAGCGCAAGCGGGCCGAGGACGACAGCCGCGCCAACCGCCTCGAACTGGAGCAGACGGTCCTGCGCCTCCAGGAGGCGCTGGCCGCCGCCGAAAGCGCCGCGCGCGCCAAGTCCGAATTCCTCGCCAACATGAGCCACGAGGTGCGGACGCCCCTGAACGGGATCCTCGGGGTGATTTCGGTGCTGCTGCCCACCTGCGAGTCGCCGACCCAGCGGGAAATGGTCGGGATCATCGAGGACTCCGCCTCCAGCCTCGAGCGGCTGCTGTCCGACATCCTCGACATGGCCAAGCTGGAAGCCGGAAAGCTGCGCCTGGAGAACGCGCCGGTGGACCTGGCCCGCCTGGTCCGCAGCGCCAGCGACCTGTTCGCGCCGAGCGCCCGCGCCAAGAACCTGGCCTTCGCCGTGGAAATCGATCCGCAGGCCGACCGCACGGTGATGAGCGACGCTCACCGCATCCGGCAGATCCTCACCAACCTGTTGAGCAACGCCGTCAAGTTCACGCCTTCGGGCTCGGTCTCGTGCCGCCTGTGGAAGGACGCGCAGGCCATCGTGATCGAGGTCTCCGACACCGGCATCGGCTTCGATCCGAGCCTCACGCCCTCTCTGTTCGAGCGCTTCAACCAGGCCGACGGCTCGACGACGCGCCGGTTCGGGGGCTCCGGCCTCGGGCTGGCGATCAGCAGCGACCTGGCCCGGCTGCTGGGCGCGCGCATCGACGTCCAGTCGTCGCCGGGCTCGGGCTCCACGTTCCGCCTGGTGTTGCCGCTGCACGCGTCCGAACAGGCGATCGCCCCCTCAGCGCCCTCGGTGGAGGTCACCGCCCAGGCTGGGTCGGAGGTTGGGCGCGGTCGGGTCCTGGTGGTGGACGACAACGAGATCAACCGCCGCGTGGCCGAGATGATCCTCTCGACCGCCGGCTTCGACGTCACCTGCGCCGACAACGGGGCGCAGGCGCTGGCGACCTACCAGGCGGAAGCCTTCCAGGCGATTCTGATGGACGTGCAGATGCCGGTGATGGACGGCCTGAGCGCGGTGCGCGAGATCCGGAAGCGCGAGGCGGCGCTCCGGCTGGGCCGCACGCCGGTGATCGTCATTTCCGCCAACGCCGCGCACGACGACGTCGCCCGGTCGATCGCCGCCGGCGCAGATGGGCATTTGCCGAAGCCGATCGTGGTCGCCGACCTGCTCGCCAGGCTTCGCGATGTCCTGGCCGCGGGGGAAGCCCAGACCTTCGCGTCCCACGCGGAGCGAGGCGCGTCCCAGGGCTAG
- a CDS encoding DUF4170 domain-containing protein → MSDKQLLHLVIGGELRSLEGPAEFRDLSKVDLVGAYPNYEAALNAWRNKAQSTVDNAHMRYFIIHAHKLLAPDADEGHAH, encoded by the coding sequence ATGTCCGACAAGCAGCTCCTGCACCTGGTCATCGGCGGCGAGCTGAGGAGCCTGGAAGGTCCCGCGGAATTCCGCGACCTCTCCAAGGTCGACCTGGTCGGCGCCTACCCGAACTACGAGGCGGCGCTGAACGCCTGGCGCAACAAGGCCCAGTCCACGGTCGACAACGCCCATATGCGCTACTTCATCATCCATGCGCACAAGCTGCTGGCCCCCGACGCCGACGAGGGCCACGCGCACTAG
- a CDS encoding 3'(2'),5'-bisphosphate nucleotidase CysQ has translation MSPTATDDLALILDAAREAGELAEQLRARGLEIEYKAGNSPVTNADLAADRLLKERLGAARPDYGWLSEETADDPARLSRRRLFVVDPIDGTRAFLNDRPWWSVSVAVVEDHRPIAGVVFAPQLGETYAATAGGGATLDSAAIRPSDVSALEGCGMVGDARLFEQASWPIPWPSMRVEQRNSTAYRMCLVAAGLFDAAVAVAPKHDWDLAAADLIATEAGCFVGDHTGRPFAYNGPQPIQNSLVCAAPGLAPLILERVRHIAVKP, from the coding sequence ATGAGCCCCACGGCCACGGACGACCTGGCCCTGATCCTGGACGCCGCCCGCGAGGCCGGCGAACTGGCGGAGCAGTTGCGCGCCCGGGGCCTGGAGATCGAGTACAAGGCCGGCAATTCGCCGGTCACCAATGCCGACCTGGCCGCCGACAGGCTGCTGAAGGAGCGGCTGGGCGCCGCCCGTCCCGACTACGGCTGGCTCTCGGAAGAGACCGCCGACGACCCCGCCAGGCTGTCGCGGCGGCGGCTGTTCGTGGTCGACCCGATCGACGGCACCCGCGCCTTCCTCAACGACCGGCCCTGGTGGTCGGTGTCGGTGGCGGTGGTCGAGGACCACCGGCCGATCGCCGGCGTGGTGTTCGCCCCGCAGCTGGGCGAGACCTACGCCGCCACCGCCGGCGGCGGCGCCACCCTGGACAGCGCCGCCATCCGCCCCAGCGACGTCAGCGCGCTGGAGGGCTGCGGCATGGTCGGCGACGCGCGGCTGTTCGAGCAGGCCTCCTGGCCGATTCCCTGGCCGTCGATGCGGGTCGAACAGCGCAACTCGACGGCCTATCGCATGTGCCTGGTGGCGGCGGGCCTGTTCGACGCCGCCGTCGCCGTGGCGCCCAAGCACGACTGGGACTTGGCGGCCGCGGACCTCATCGCCACCGAGGCCGGCTGTTTCGTCGGCGACCACACCGGCCGGCCGTTCGCCTACAATGGCCCGCAACCGATCCAAAACAGCCTGGTTTGCGCCGCGCCGGGCCTCGCCCCATTGATCCTGGAGCGCGTCCGGCATATCGCCGTGAAACCCTGA
- a CDS encoding TldD/PmbA family protein, whose translation MDENLLQDVVAAALKAGADAAEAVGAERRALSISVRLGDLEEVEREESRDLGLRVFVGRRQASVSGSDISLEARAKLVERVVAMARLAPEDPYAGLADPDRLARGPLPDLDLYDPSEPSPQALEDKARAAEAAARAVPKVTNSDGASGSWSASQWRMVTSGGFSGLHRASGFSIGASAIAGDEDGMENGYDGRSVRWQADLPAPDAIGAEAGRRAAARLGARKIDSTTAPVIFENRLAASLLGPLIGAISGPSIARGTSFLKDKLGQQVFAKGVTVTDDPHRLRGLGSSPFDDEGVANGLTAIIDDGVLTTWLLNSSSARQLGLSTTGHASRGLAGPPGVSPSNLTLQPGEHDQAQLMKDAGAGLVVTSMFGPSLNGNTGDWSVGCSGFWFEGGELAYPVSEITVAGNLIDIYARLVPGSDLEIRGASNAPSVLIDGLAIAGR comes from the coding sequence ATGGACGAAAACCTGTTGCAAGACGTTGTCGCCGCCGCGCTGAAGGCCGGCGCCGATGCGGCCGAGGCTGTCGGCGCCGAGCGCCGGGCCCTTTCGATCAGCGTGCGCCTGGGCGACCTGGAAGAGGTGGAACGCGAGGAGTCCCGCGACCTCGGCCTGCGGGTGTTCGTCGGCCGCCGCCAGGCCAGCGTCTCCGGCTCCGACATCAGCCTCGAGGCGCGCGCCAAGCTGGTGGAGCGCGTCGTGGCCATGGCCCGGCTGGCCCCGGAAGACCCTTACGCCGGCCTCGCCGACCCTGACCGGCTGGCCCGCGGCCCCCTGCCCGACCTCGACCTCTACGACCCCTCCGAGCCCTCGCCGCAGGCGCTGGAGGACAAGGCCCGCGCCGCCGAGGCCGCCGCCCGCGCGGTGCCGAAAGTGACCAACTCCGACGGCGCCTCGGGCTCCTGGTCGGCCTCGCAGTGGCGGATGGTGACCAGTGGCGGCTTCTCCGGCCTGCACCGGGCCTCGGGCTTCTCGATCGGCGCGTCGGCCATCGCCGGCGACGAGGACGGCATGGAGAACGGCTATGACGGCCGCTCGGTGCGCTGGCAGGCCGACCTGCCGGCCCCCGACGCCATCGGCGCGGAGGCCGGCCGCCGCGCCGCCGCCCGGCTCGGGGCGCGGAAGATCGATTCCACCACCGCCCCGGTGATCTTCGAGAACCGCCTGGCCGCCTCCTTGCTGGGCCCGTTGATCGGCGCCATCTCCGGGCCCTCGATCGCCCGCGGCACCTCGTTCCTGAAGGACAAGCTCGGCCAGCAGGTCTTCGCCAAGGGCGTCACCGTCACCGACGATCCGCACCGGCTGCGCGGCCTCGGCTCCTCGCCCTTCGACGACGAGGGCGTGGCCAACGGCCTCACCGCCATCATCGACGACGGCGTGCTGACCACCTGGCTGCTGAACTCGTCCTCGGCGCGGCAGCTGGGCCTTTCCACCACCGGCCACGCCTCGCGCGGCCTGGCCGGCCCGCCCGGGGTCAGCCCCAGCAACCTGACCCTGCAGCCCGGCGAGCACGACCAGGCGCAGCTGATGAAGGACGCCGGCGCCGGCCTGGTGGTCACCTCGATGTTCGGCCCCTCGCTGAACGGCAACACCGGCGACTGGTCGGTGGGCTGCTCGGGCTTCTGGTTCGAGGGCGGCGAGCTGGCCTATCCGGTCAGCGAGATCACCGTCGCCGGCAACCTGATCGACATCTACGCCCGGCTGGTCCCGGGTTCGGACCTGGAGATCCGCGGTGCCTCCAACGCGCCCTCGGTGCTGATCGACGGCCTCGCCATCGCGGGCCGATGA
- a CDS encoding MAPEG family protein produces the protein MEVTASAHAAALWVGLHLVLLLVLSVLVVRQRRRHQVALGDGDVPQLAQAIRAFGNATEYVPAGLAALAVLAMVGAPPMVVHVVGLVLLAGRVVHAVGLSRSGGASLPRAAGVLLTWIAYIAAAVALLFYAIP, from the coding sequence ATGGAGGTCACCGCTTCGGCACACGCGGCCGCGCTCTGGGTCGGCCTGCACCTGGTGCTGCTGCTGGTGCTGTCGGTGCTGGTGGTGCGTCAGCGCCGGCGCCATCAGGTGGCGCTGGGCGACGGCGACGTTCCCCAGCTCGCCCAGGCCATCCGGGCCTTCGGCAACGCCACCGAGTACGTGCCCGCCGGCCTGGCGGCGCTTGCGGTCCTGGCGATGGTCGGCGCGCCGCCGATGGTGGTGCATGTGGTGGGGCTGGTGCTGCTAGCCGGCCGCGTCGTCCACGCCGTCGGCCTGTCGCGCAGCGGCGGGGCCTCGCTGCCGCGCGCCGCGGGCGTGCTGCTGACCTGGATCGCCTACATCGCCGCGGCCGTGGCCCTGCTGTTCTACGCCATCCCCTGA
- a CDS encoding S1/P1 nuclease, whose amino-acid sequence MRIRDWLGGAFVAGAMLAAPQAAMAWSNQGHMVTGAIAYDDLAKADPALAARIETLMASHPDKARFERGLAGYAGEARTRRLFELMARWPDDVREGPYDHPAWHYWLRLIPSKADPIKAPPALLATTTGEAAEAYRLNLATVRDAYAPAAERAVALCWVFHLAGDIQQPLHAGHLISGRFPLSDQAGGKAFVRPQAGADGVNLHQYWDDAIGGDAEGDANVEAVRLRLEGAWSRPDLNELDGKAGPDAFHAWADESLELARTVVYSDGAFEGAANAASAQPPPAGYEASRRRVGERRIALGGHRIADAVRAAFAP is encoded by the coding sequence ATGCGTATCAGGGATTGGCTGGGCGGCGCATTCGTCGCCGGCGCGATGCTGGCGGCGCCTCAGGCCGCCATGGCCTGGTCGAACCAGGGGCACATGGTCACCGGCGCGATCGCCTATGACGACCTGGCGAAGGCCGATCCCGCACTGGCGGCGCGGATCGAGACCCTGATGGCCTCCCACCCTGACAAGGCCCGCTTCGAGCGTGGCCTGGCGGGCTACGCCGGCGAGGCGCGCACGCGGCGGCTGTTCGAGCTGATGGCCAGGTGGCCCGACGACGTCCGCGAAGGCCCCTACGACCATCCGGCCTGGCACTACTGGCTGCGCTTGATCCCGTCGAAGGCCGATCCGATCAAGGCTCCGCCCGCGCTCCTGGCGACGACGACCGGCGAAGCCGCCGAGGCCTACCGGCTCAACCTGGCGACGGTGCGTGACGCCTATGCGCCCGCGGCGGAGCGGGCCGTCGCCCTGTGCTGGGTGTTCCACCTAGCCGGCGACATCCAGCAGCCGCTGCACGCAGGGCACCTGATCTCCGGCCGCTTTCCGTTGAGCGACCAGGCGGGAGGCAAGGCCTTCGTCCGGCCGCAAGCCGGCGCGGACGGCGTCAACCTGCACCAGTACTGGGACGACGCCATCGGCGGCGACGCCGAGGGGGACGCCAACGTCGAGGCGGTGCGCCTGCGGCTCGAAGGCGCCTGGTCGCGGCCGGACCTGAACGAGCTGGACGGCAAGGCGGGCCCCGACGCCTTCCACGCCTGGGCGGACGAGAGCCTCGAGCTGGCGCGGACCGTCGTCTACAGCGACGGCGCGTTCGAGGGCGCGGCGAACGCCGCCTCGGCGCAGCCGCCGCCGGCGGGCTACGAGGCCTCCCGCCGCCGCGTCGGCGAGCGCCGGATCGCGCTTGGCGGCCACCGGATCGCCGACGCCGTGCGGGCCGCCTTCGCGCCCTAG
- a CDS encoding UbiD family decarboxylase produces MAYRSLREFLAKLERAGELVRVSEPVSTVLEMTEIHRRLLIQGGPAVLFENVIRADGERSPMPCLVNLFGTVKRVAMGVTLEGRERTTAADLREVGELLAFLRAPEPPRGLKDAWEMLPMARTVMAVRPQTVKKAPVQEVVWKGADIDLTKLPIQTCWPGEPAPLITWPLVVTKGPSADREDDYNLGIYRMQVLGKDRTIMRWLAHRGGAQHHRRWKAEGRREPLPACAVIGADPGTILAAVTPVPETLSEYQFAGLMRGAKVELVPAKTVPLLVPANAEIVIEGHVLLDDYADEGPYGDHTGYYNSVEKFPVFQVSAITMRKDPIYLTTFTGRPPDEPSVLGEALNEVFIPLLRQQFPEIVDFWLPPEGCSYRIAVVSMKKAYAGHAKRVMMGVWSYLRQFMYTKWVIVVDDDIDARDWKDVMWAISTRMDPARDITVVENTPIDYLDFASPESGLGSKIGLDATNKWPPETHREWGEKLGMDQTTIDAVTEKWARLGLPGKP; encoded by the coding sequence ATGGCCTATCGGTCCTTGCGGGAATTCCTGGCGAAGCTGGAGCGCGCCGGCGAACTGGTGCGGGTGTCCGAACCGGTCTCCACCGTGCTGGAGATGACCGAGATCCACCGCCGCCTGCTGATCCAGGGCGGCCCCGCGGTGCTGTTCGAGAACGTCATCCGCGCCGACGGCGAGCGGTCGCCCATGCCCTGCCTGGTCAACCTGTTCGGCACCGTCAAGCGGGTGGCCATGGGCGTGACCCTGGAGGGCCGCGAGCGCACCACCGCCGCCGACCTGCGAGAGGTCGGCGAGCTCTTGGCCTTCCTGCGCGCGCCGGAGCCGCCGCGCGGGCTGAAGGACGCCTGGGAGATGCTGCCCATGGCCCGCACCGTCATGGCCGTGCGCCCGCAGACGGTGAAGAAGGCGCCTGTGCAGGAGGTGGTCTGGAAGGGCGCCGACATCGACCTGACCAAGCTGCCGATCCAGACCTGCTGGCCCGGCGAGCCCGCGCCGCTGATCACCTGGCCGCTGGTGGTCACCAAGGGGCCCTCGGCGGACCGGGAGGACGACTACAACCTCGGCATCTACCGCATGCAGGTGCTGGGCAAGGACCGCACCATCATGCGCTGGCTCGCCCACCGCGGCGGCGCCCAGCACCACCGCCGCTGGAAGGCCGAGGGCCGCCGCGAGCCCCTGCCCGCCTGCGCGGTGATCGGCGCCGACCCCGGCACCATCCTGGCGGCGGTGACCCCGGTCCCCGAGACGCTCAGCGAATACCAGTTCGCCGGCCTGATGCGCGGCGCCAAGGTCGAGCTGGTCCCGGCCAAGACCGTGCCCCTGCTGGTCCCCGCCAACGCCGAGATCGTCATCGAGGGCCACGTCCTGCTGGACGACTACGCCGACGAGGGGCCTTACGGAGATCATACCGGGTATTATAACTCGGTAGAGAAGTTCCCGGTGTTCCAGGTCAGCGCCATCACCATGCGCAAGGACCCGATTTACCTGACGACCTTCACCGGCCGCCCGCCGGACGAGCCCAGTGTGCTCGGGGAGGCTCTCAACGAGGTCTTCATCCCGCTGCTGCGCCAGCAGTTCCCGGAGATCGTCGACTTCTGGCTGCCGCCCGAGGGCTGCTCCTACCGCATCGCCGTGGTGTCGATGAAGAAGGCCTACGCCGGCCACGCCAAGCGGGTGATGATGGGCGTCTGGAGCTACCTGCGGCAGTTCATGTACACCAAGTGGGTGATCGTCGTGGACGACGACATCGACGCCCGCGACTGGAAGGACGTCATGTGGGCGATCTCGACCCGCATGGACCCGGCCCGCGACATCACCGTCGTCGAGAACACCCCCATCGACTACCTCGACTTCGCCTCGCCGGAGAGCGGCCTGGGCTCGAAGATCGGCCTCGACGCCACCAACAAATGGCCGCCGGAGACCCATCGGGAGTGGGGCGAGAAGCTCGGCATGGACCAGACGACGATCGACGCGGTCACCGAGAAGTGGGCCCGCCTCGGCCTGCCCGGGAAACCCTGA
- a CDS encoding MmcQ/YjbR family DNA-binding protein, which produces MSPEEMKAIVMSFPGAEEGMSYGSPSFKVNGKFFTRLRRDDQSMVLMDVSFDEREMLMEAEPATFHLTAHYKDYPCVLARIATLHPGSFRNFLDRRWRRIAPKKLVKERDAKVEA; this is translated from the coding sequence ATGAGCCCGGAGGAAATGAAGGCCATCGTGATGTCCTTCCCCGGCGCGGAGGAGGGCATGAGCTACGGCTCGCCGTCGTTCAAGGTGAACGGCAAGTTCTTCACCCGCCTGCGCCGCGACGACCAGAGCATGGTGCTGATGGACGTCAGCTTCGACGAGCGCGAGATGCTGATGGAGGCCGAGCCCGCCACCTTCCACCTGACCGCGCACTACAAGGACTATCCCTGCGTGCTGGCGCGGATCGCCACCCTGCACCCCGGGTCCTTCCGCAACTTCCTCGACCGCCGCTGGCGCAGGATCGCCCCAAAGAAGCTGGTCAAGGAACGCGACGCCAAGGTCGAGGCCTAG
- a CDS encoding S1C family serine protease — protein MKIWGMAGLALALVAGAASGADYQTLRHLEPPPPVVLQPLASGEKAQPVKLAKVVIHPRDGEPWAVVYSVTVVQIETNASRTASLVPWKRGRIETDDAALVSAFDEELVKAGFKASSSESLFGDNGGSYDLQVGVLIDDIKGRICVDCPNPFMPKAPGAVITMNARWEVYSAVQGRVVAKASTTGGGLLTGSATEGVEPALYAAFRENVRQLLASEEFRKVVTAGATAPQVRAPATPMSFTRSLAAKRSLSTAPSSVVAVFAGDSMGSGFLISPDGLVLTNHHVVGAAPKVRIRWSDRSESVGEVLRSDVRRDVALIKVDPHGRAALPLRTAAPEAGETVFAIGMPLEKDFQNTLTKGVVSAVRMHEGQRFIQSDVAVDHGNSGGPLLDENGQVVGITDWGYAPDGISHNLNFFIPIDDALRILALSPAAEVQATAEPRAARAHRD, from the coding sequence ATGAAGATATGGGGGATGGCGGGCCTGGCGCTCGCCTTGGTCGCCGGCGCGGCGTCGGGCGCCGACTACCAGACGCTGCGGCACCTGGAGCCGCCGCCTCCGGTCGTCCTGCAACCGTTGGCGTCTGGCGAGAAGGCGCAGCCGGTCAAGCTGGCGAAGGTCGTCATCCACCCCCGCGACGGCGAGCCCTGGGCGGTTGTGTACTCGGTAACGGTCGTTCAAATCGAGACTAACGCCTCCCGGACAGCCTCCCTCGTCCCGTGGAAGCGAGGCCGCATCGAAACCGACGACGCCGCATTGGTGAGCGCCTTCGACGAGGAGCTCGTGAAGGCCGGATTCAAGGCGAGCAGCTCCGAGAGTCTGTTCGGCGACAACGGGGGCTCCTACGACCTGCAGGTCGGCGTCCTGATCGACGACATCAAGGGCCGGATCTGCGTCGATTGCCCCAATCCGTTCATGCCCAAGGCGCCCGGGGCGGTCATCACCATGAATGCGCGCTGGGAGGTCTATTCCGCCGTCCAGGGCCGCGTCGTGGCGAAGGCCTCCACGACGGGCGGCGGCCTGCTCACCGGGTCGGCCACGGAGGGCGTCGAGCCGGCGCTCTACGCGGCGTTCCGCGAGAACGTGCGCCAGCTGCTCGCCTCGGAGGAATTCCGCAAGGTGGTCACCGCCGGCGCGACGGCGCCACAGGTCCGGGCTCCCGCCACGCCGATGAGCTTCACCCGCAGCCTCGCGGCCAAGCGCTCCCTCTCGACCGCCCCGTCGTCCGTGGTGGCCGTCTTCGCAGGCGACTCCATGGGCAGCGGCTTCCTGATTTCGCCCGACGGCTTGGTTCTGACCAACCACCATGTCGTGGGCGCAGCGCCGAAGGTCCGGATCCGCTGGTCGGACCGTTCGGAGAGCGTCGGCGAGGTGCTTCGCTCCGATGTCCGCCGCGACGTGGCGCTGATCAAGGTCGATCCGCACGGTCGGGCGGCGCTGCCGCTACGCACGGCCGCGCCTGAGGCTGGAGAGACCGTGTTCGCCATCGGCATGCCGCTGGAAAAGGACTTCCAGAACACCCTCACCAAGGGGGTCGTCTCGGCGGTGCGCATGCACGAGGGACAGCGCTTCATCCAGAGCGACGTCGCCGTCGACCACGGCAATTCCGGCGGTCCGCTGCTGGACGAGAACGGCCAGGTGGTGGGCATCACCGACTGGGGCTACGCGCCGGACGGGATCTCGCACAACCTCAACTTCTTCATTCCGATCGATGACGCCCTGCGTATCCTGGCGCTGAGTCCGGCGGCGGAGGTTCAGGCCACGGCGGAACCGCGCGCCGCGCGCGCCCATCGCGATTGA
- a CDS encoding VOC family protein, translating to MREDGKIDYVELPGGDLVATRRFYEAAFGWTFTNYGPAYTAFHEGLDGGFNADAADQADKPLVILYAKDLEVMEARVRAGGGAVTRPIFAFPGGRRFHFRDPSGNELAVWSE from the coding sequence ATGCGCGAGGACGGTAAGATCGACTATGTGGAGCTGCCCGGCGGCGACCTGGTGGCCACCCGGCGCTTCTATGAGGCGGCGTTCGGCTGGACCTTCACCAACTACGGCCCGGCCTATACGGCCTTCCACGAGGGCCTCGACGGCGGCTTCAACGCCGACGCCGCCGACCAGGCCGACAAGCCTCTGGTGATCCTCTACGCCAAGGACCTGGAGGTCATGGAGGCCAGGGTGCGTGCCGGCGGCGGCGCCGTCACCCGCCCGATCTTCGCCTTCCCCGGCGGCCGGCGATTCCACTTCCGCGACCCCAGCGGCAACGAGCTGGCGGTGTGGAGCGAGTAG
- a CDS encoding class I SAM-dependent methyltransferase: protein MIAPTPDVRREFILANTRRQRPPHTPELELYLADEITPIWRLTEEALQEIGLPPPFWAFAWAGGQALARYVLDHPQIVAGQRVVDFASGSGIVGVAALKAGAADVLCADIDPFCGAALALNMAANGVACDFTDADLLESPPPAWAQVILAGDICYEKPLAERVMDWLGAARAAGATVLIGDPGRSYFPRQGLEKLAEYQVATTRELEDQEVKKTAVWTLPG from the coding sequence ATGATAGCCCCCACGCCGGACGTCCGCCGCGAGTTCATCCTGGCGAACACCCGGCGGCAGCGCCCGCCGCACACGCCCGAGCTCGAACTCTACCTGGCCGACGAGATCACCCCCATCTGGCGGCTGACCGAGGAGGCGCTGCAGGAGATCGGCCTGCCGCCGCCGTTCTGGGCCTTCGCCTGGGCGGGCGGCCAGGCCCTGGCGCGCTATGTCCTAGACCATCCGCAGATCGTCGCCGGCCAGCGGGTGGTCGACTTCGCCTCCGGCTCCGGGATCGTCGGCGTCGCGGCGCTGAAGGCCGGCGCGGCCGACGTGCTCTGCGCCGACATCGACCCGTTCTGCGGCGCGGCGCTGGCGTTGAACATGGCGGCCAACGGCGTCGCCTGTGACTTCACCGACGCCGACCTGCTGGAGAGCCCGCCGCCCGCCTGGGCCCAGGTCATCCTGGCCGGCGACATCTGCTACGAGAAGCCGCTCGCCGAACGCGTCATGGACTGGCTGGGCGCCGCGCGGGCGGCCGGCGCCACGGTGCTGATCGGCGACCCCGGCCGCAGCTACTTCCCCCGCCAGGGCCTGGAGAAGCTCGCCGAATACCAGGTCGCCACCACCCGCGAGCTGGAGGACCAGGAGGTCAAGAAGACCGCGGTGTGGACTCTGCCAGGTTGA
- a CDS encoding GNAT family N-acetyltransferase produces MRASSADAATLQNLLLLYMHDFSEFWAWTAVGDLEPDGRYEDYPLDPYWDTPGWRAVLFEADGALAGFALVNDHAHSSRPVDHAIAEFFVARKYRRQGLGKLAAHRLFGEARGQWEVAVVRKNLAAQAFWRRTVAECPAAREVTEFDLDDARWNGPILRFRT; encoded by the coding sequence GTGAGGGCCTCGTCCGCGGACGCGGCGACGCTCCAGAACCTGCTGCTGCTCTACATGCACGACTTCTCGGAGTTCTGGGCCTGGACGGCCGTCGGAGACCTGGAGCCCGACGGCCGGTACGAGGACTATCCGCTGGATCCCTATTGGGACACGCCCGGCTGGCGCGCCGTCCTGTTCGAGGCCGACGGCGCGCTGGCGGGTTTCGCCCTGGTCAACGACCACGCCCACTCCAGCCGGCCGGTCGACCACGCGATCGCCGAGTTCTTCGTGGCCCGGAAGTACCGCCGCCAGGGCTTGGGAAAGCTTGCCGCCCATCGGCTGTTCGGCGAGGCCCGCGGCCAGTGGGAGGTGGCGGTCGTGCGCAAGAACCTCGCCGCCCAGGCCTTCTGGCGGCGCACCGTCGCCGAGTGTCCCGCCGCCCGCGAGGTGACAGAGTTCGACCTCGACGACGCGCGCTGGAACGGACCGATCCTGCGCTTTCGGACCTGA